AGACCACAAAGCTGGCGGACTGCTCACCAAGTTCGGGCTACTGGCAGGGATATTGCCGGTTCAGCCCCGCCACGGCGGCGTCCATGCGCGCGGCCAGACCCGTGCTTGCGGCCGGCATCGGCAGCCGCAGTTCGTCGCTCAGCAGGCCCTGGCGGCCCAGTTGCGCCTTCAAGGGGCCGGGGTTCGGCTCGGCGAAGGTCAGCTGGATGATGGGGACCAGCGCGTGGAACAGCTTCCTGGCCAGGTCCAGTTGCTGCGCCTTCACCGCCTGGTGCATGGCCACGAACAGGTCGGGGCGGATGTGCGCGGCGGCCGCGATCATGCCCGCGCCCCCCAGGCTCATCACGGACAGCGCCTGCAGGTCCTCGCCCGCCAGCACGTTCATGTTGCCGTCGGCGATCAACGCGATGGTCTTTTCCAGCGAACCGCCGCAGTCCTTGATCGCCGCGATGTTGGGATGCGCGGCCAGCGCCAGCAGGATCGCTGTATCCAGCGTAGTGCCGGTGCGGTAGGGAATGTCGTAGAGCACCAGGGGGAAACGCGAGGCATCGGCCAGGCAGCGGAAATACAGGGCGGCGCCTTCCTGGCCGGGGCGCACGTAATACGGCGCGGGCGCCAGGATGCCGGCCAGCGGACGCGTGCCGAAGGCGGCCAGGCGCTGCATCACGTGTCCATGATGATTGCCCGCCAGG
The sequence above is drawn from the Achromobacter xylosoxidans genome and encodes:
- the dapA gene encoding 4-hydroxy-tetrahydrodipicolinate synthase, which gives rise to MQSHHQSPIQGVWVPLVTPFSGGAVDGGALRRLVRHYAAAGVDGLVVCGSTGEAASLDDAEQLAVLDAVLTEAGRLPVIMGLAGNHHGHVMQRLAAFGTRPLAGILAPAPYYVRPGQEGAALYFRCLADASRFPLVLYDIPYRTGTTLDTAILLALAAHPNIAAIKDCGGSLEKTIALIADGNMNVLAGEDLQALSVMSLGGAGMIAAAAHIRPDLFVAMHQAVKAQQLDLARKLFHALVPIIQLTFAEPNPGPLKAQLGRQGLLSDELRLPMPAASTGLAARMDAAVAGLNRQYPCQ